A stretch of the Snodgrassella alvi genome encodes the following:
- the tgt gene encoding tRNA guanosine(34) transglycosylase Tgt: protein MLKFTLQRTDGFARRGTLELNHGTVETPVFMPVGTYGSVKAMSPRTLEEIKAQIILGNTFHLWLRPGLDVIRDFGGLHDFIGWKRPILTDSGGFQVFSLAQMRKLTEEGCTFRSPINGDKLFLSPEISMQIQTVLNSDIVMQLDECPDGNVDAREAEKSLQMSLRWAERSKNEFERLNNPNALFGIVQGGMYEDLREQSLAGLEEIGFPGLSVGGLSVGEPKPEMYRILRAIGPKLPANKPHYLMGVGTPEDLVYGVAYGIDMFDCVMPTRNARNGWLFTRFGDVKIRNAIYRHDQRPLDESCDCYTCQHFSRAYLHHLQRVGEILGAQLNTIHNLRYYQILTAEMRLAIEAGKFNEFQMRFHADRARGVL from the coding sequence ATGCTGAAATTTACTTTACAGCGTACGGATGGTTTTGCGCGCCGTGGTACGCTTGAATTGAATCATGGTACGGTGGAGACGCCGGTTTTTATGCCGGTGGGAACTTATGGTTCAGTAAAGGCAATGTCGCCACGTACTCTAGAAGAAATTAAGGCGCAGATTATTCTGGGTAATACGTTTCATCTTTGGCTGCGACCGGGTTTGGATGTTATCCGTGATTTTGGTGGTCTGCATGATTTTATAGGTTGGAAGCGGCCGATATTGACGGATTCAGGTGGTTTTCAGGTATTTTCGCTAGCGCAAATGCGGAAGCTAACAGAAGAAGGGTGTACTTTCCGAAGTCCTATTAATGGCGACAAGCTGTTTTTATCACCTGAAATATCCATGCAGATTCAGACGGTGCTGAATTCTGATATTGTGATGCAGCTGGATGAATGCCCTGATGGAAATGTGGATGCAAGAGAAGCAGAAAAATCTTTGCAGATGAGTTTGCGTTGGGCGGAGCGTAGTAAAAACGAATTTGAACGTCTGAATAATCCGAATGCTTTGTTTGGTATTGTGCAAGGCGGAATGTATGAAGACCTGCGTGAGCAGTCGCTTGCTGGTTTGGAAGAAATCGGTTTTCCTGGTCTCTCTGTAGGTGGTCTTTCGGTGGGAGAGCCAAAACCTGAGATGTATCGTATTTTACGTGCTATTGGACCTAAACTTCCGGCGAATAAACCACACTATCTGATGGGTGTGGGTACGCCAGAAGATTTAGTATATGGTGTGGCGTATGGTATTGATATGTTTGATTGTGTGATGCCAACACGAAATGCGCGTAATGGATGGCTGTTTACACGCTTTGGAGATGTGAAAATCCGTAATGCTATCTATCGCCATGACCAGCGCCCGCTGGATGAAAGCTGCGATTGTTACACTTGCCAGCATTTCAGTCGTGCTTATCTGCATCATTTGCAGCGTGTGGGTGAGATTCTGGGTGCTCAATTAAATACTATTCATAATTTACGCTATTATCAGATTCTGACTGCAGAAATGCGTCTGGCTATTGAAGCGGGTAAATTTAATGAATTTCAAATGCGTTTTCATGCTGATCGTGCCCGAGGTGTTTTGTAG
- the thrS gene encoding threonine--tRNA ligase: protein MLNITLPDGSVRQFEAPLSIADIAASIGTGLAKAAIAGKVNGKLVDTCDQVTEDAQVSIITAKDKEGVEIIRHSCAHLVGHAVKQLYPEAKMVIGPVIEDGFYYDIWYERPFTPEDIAAIEARMKELIAQNYDVIKKVTPRDEVIKVFTQRHEDYKLRLIEDMPDEKAMGLYYHQEYVDMCRGPHVPNTRFLKNFKLTKLSGAYWRGDAKNEQLQRIYGTAWATKEDLNAYIQRIEEAEKRDHRKLAKQMDLFHLQDEAPGMVFWHPKGWSLWQIIEQHLRRELAAAGYQEIKTPMIMDRSLWEKSGHWDNYKENMFITESEKRVYAVKPMNCPGHIQIFNQGLRSYRDLPLRLAEFGSCHRNEPSGALHGLMRVRGFTQDDAHIFCTEDQIVSEAKAFNELVMRIYRQFEFNDVSVKLSLRPEKRAGSDAIWDKAEQGLREALTACGVTWEELPGEGAFYGPKVEYHIKDALGRSWQCGTIQLDFVLPERLGAEYVTEENGRARPVMLHRAILGSLERFIGILIEHHAGAFPLWLAPVQMVIMNITEAQTEYCQQLATRLTAEGFRVHLDLRNEKIGYKIRDNSTQRLPYQLVIGEKEKQDNKVAVRKRGGEDLGQMDIETFISQLKQEALSLH, encoded by the coding sequence ATGTTAAACATTACCTTGCCAGACGGCTCAGTTCGTCAGTTTGAAGCGCCTTTAAGCATTGCCGACATTGCCGCTTCCATAGGTACAGGCTTAGCCAAAGCCGCCATTGCCGGTAAAGTTAATGGCAAATTGGTAGATACATGTGATCAAGTAACAGAAGATGCTCAAGTCAGCATCATTACTGCCAAAGACAAAGAAGGTGTCGAAATTATTCGTCACTCCTGTGCTCATCTGGTTGGCCATGCTGTAAAGCAACTGTACCCTGAAGCCAAAATGGTTATCGGCCCTGTAATCGAAGATGGATTTTATTACGACATCTGGTACGAACGTCCCTTTACGCCCGAAGATATTGCAGCAATTGAAGCCCGCATGAAAGAACTGATTGCACAGAATTATGACGTAATCAAAAAAGTTACACCGCGGGATGAAGTTATCAAAGTATTCACTCAGCGGCACGAAGATTACAAACTGCGCCTGATTGAAGACATGCCTGATGAAAAAGCCATGGGTCTATATTATCATCAGGAATATGTAGACATGTGTCGCGGCCCACATGTTCCCAACACCCGCTTTCTTAAAAACTTCAAACTCACAAAACTTTCAGGCGCCTATTGGCGTGGTGATGCTAAAAACGAACAGTTACAGCGTATTTACGGCACCGCATGGGCTACCAAGGAAGATTTGAACGCCTACATCCAGCGTATTGAAGAAGCAGAAAAACGTGACCACCGCAAACTGGCCAAACAAATGGATTTATTCCATTTGCAGGACGAAGCACCGGGTATGGTATTCTGGCATCCAAAGGGCTGGTCATTATGGCAGATAATCGAACAACACCTGCGTCGTGAACTAGCAGCTGCTGGCTATCAGGAAATCAAAACCCCAATGATTATGGATCGCAGCCTTTGGGAAAAATCCGGTCACTGGGATAATTACAAAGAAAACATGTTTATTACCGAATCGGAAAAACGTGTTTACGCAGTAAAACCCATGAACTGTCCTGGTCATATCCAAATTTTCAATCAGGGTTTACGCTCTTATCGCGACCTTCCCTTGCGTCTGGCCGAATTCGGTTCTTGTCACCGAAATGAACCTTCTGGCGCTCTACACGGCCTGATGCGCGTACGTGGCTTTACACAAGACGACGCTCATATTTTCTGTACCGAAGACCAGATAGTCAGTGAAGCCAAAGCATTTAACGAACTGGTCATGCGCATTTACCGCCAGTTTGAATTCAATGATGTATCGGTTAAATTATCCCTTCGGCCTGAAAAACGTGCCGGTTCTGATGCCATATGGGACAAAGCGGAACAGGGTTTACGCGAAGCTCTGACTGCCTGTGGCGTAACATGGGAAGAATTACCCGGTGAAGGCGCATTCTACGGCCCGAAAGTAGAATATCACATTAAAGACGCATTAGGCCGTTCGTGGCAATGTGGCACTATCCAGCTGGATTTTGTATTACCAGAACGTCTTGGTGCTGAATATGTCACCGAAGAAAACGGCCGCGCCCGACCAGTAATGCTACATCGAGCCATTTTAGGTTCATTAGAACGTTTTATTGGTATTCTGATTGAACATCATGCCGGCGCATTTCCGCTTTGGTTAGCACCGGTACAAATGGTGATTATGAATATCACTGAAGCACAGACAGAATATTGTCAACAACTTGCCACGCGATTAACCGCAGAAGGCTTCCGCGTGCATTTAGACTTGCGTAATGAGAAAATTGGATACAAAATCCGAGATAACAGTACGCAACGCCTTCCCTATCAACTGGTTATAGGCGAGAAAGAAAAACAGGACAACAAGGTTGCCGTACGCAAACGCGGCGGCGAAGATTTGGGTCAGATGGATATTGAAACATTCATTAGCCAGCTGAAACAAGAAGCCTTGTCTCTTCATTAA
- the infC gene encoding translation initiation factor IF-3, translating to MAQEREARINGEITIKEVRLIGPTGEQLGVVSTQQAMKLAEENDVDLVEIAPTAKPPVCKLMDFGKYKYEQSKKRDEQRKKQKQVQVKEIKFRPGTDEGDYQIKMRNIVRFLTDGDKVKVTLRFRGREMAHQHLGAELLKRIQADLIEIGTVEQFPKMEGRQMVMIIAPKKK from the coding sequence ATCGCTCAAGAACGCGAAGCACGCATCAACGGTGAAATCACCATTAAAGAAGTGCGTTTGATTGGTCCAACTGGCGAACAGTTGGGTGTAGTATCTACTCAGCAGGCCATGAAATTGGCTGAAGAGAACGATGTGGATCTGGTGGAAATTGCCCCTACCGCCAAACCACCCGTCTGCAAATTAATGGATTTTGGTAAATACAAATACGAACAATCCAAAAAACGCGACGAACAGCGCAAAAAGCAAAAACAGGTGCAGGTAAAAGAAATCAAATTCCGCCCTGGTACTGATGAAGGTGACTATCAGATTAAAATGCGCAACATTGTTCGCTTTTTAACAGATGGCGATAAAGTAAAAGTCACGCTGCGCTTTCGTGGACGTGAAATGGCTCATCAACATTTAGGAGCAGAACTACTCAAACGCATTCAAGCTGATTTGATTGAAATCGGCACTGTTGAGCAGTTTCCAAAAATGGAAGGTCGCCAAATGGTGATGATAATCGCACCGAAAAAGAAATAA
- the rpmI gene encoding 50S ribosomal protein L35 has translation MPKMKSKSSAKKRFKVLGNGGVKRAHAFKRHILTKKTTKNKRQLRGTSLVNERDMASIHKMLPYA, from the coding sequence ATGCCGAAAATGAAATCCAAATCTAGCGCAAAAAAACGCTTTAAAGTATTGGGTAACGGTGGTGTAAAACGCGCTCATGCGTTCAAACGTCACATCCTGACGAAAAAAACCACTAAAAACAAACGCCAATTGCGTGGCACCTCTTTGGTGAATGAACGCGATATGGCTTCTATCCACAAAATGTTACCCTACGCTTAA
- the rplT gene encoding 50S ribosomal protein L20, whose amino-acid sequence MPRVKRGVTARARHKKVLALAKGYRGRRKNVYRIAKQAVMKAGQYAYRDRRQRKRQFRQLWIVRINAAARQNGLSYSKFMNGLKKAAIVIDRKVLADLAVFDQAAFAQLAAQAKAALA is encoded by the coding sequence ATGCCTCGCGTAAAACGTGGTGTTACCGCTCGTGCACGTCATAAAAAAGTTTTAGCGCTAGCCAAAGGCTACCGCGGCCGTCGTAAAAACGTCTATCGTATTGCCAAACAGGCAGTAATGAAAGCCGGTCAATACGCCTATCGTGACCGTCGTCAACGCAAACGTCAATTCCGCCAGTTATGGATTGTACGTATCAATGCCGCTGCACGTCAGAACGGTTTGTCTTACAGCAAATTCATGAATGGCCTGAAAAAGGCGGCTATTGTTATCGACCGCAAAGTACTGGCTGATCTGGCTGTATTTGATCAAGCTGCGTTTGCTCAGCTGGCCGCACAGGCAAAAGCTGCTTTAGCCTGA
- the pheS gene encoding phenylalanine--tRNA ligase subunit alpha, whose product MENANRIVAEGIAAVQSATDLPALELVKARYLGKTGELNALLKTLGKMTPEERKTTGAHINECKNQFQSAYNQQRDALNEAKLQQQLAAEALDVTLPGRGENIGGLHPVTLTLQRIVELFHSMGFTVADGPEIEDDFHNFQALNIPPNHPARAMQDTFYVENGNVLRTHTSPIQIRYMLDKKEPPIRIIAPGRVYRVDSDATHSPMFHQAEGLWIEEGVTMADLKAVFTDFIRRFFERDDLQVRFRPSFFPFTEPSAEIDIMGERGWLEVGGCGMVHPNVLKNVNIDAEKYTGFAFGIGLDRFAMLRYGINDLRLFFDNDLNFLKQFQD is encoded by the coding sequence ATGGAAAACGCCAACCGCATCGTTGCCGAAGGCATCGCTGCTGTTCAATCAGCTACTGATTTACCTGCATTAGAATTGGTAAAAGCCCGTTATCTGGGCAAGACAGGTGAACTCAACGCCCTATTAAAAACACTAGGAAAAATGACACCGGAAGAACGCAAAACCACCGGTGCGCACATAAATGAGTGCAAAAATCAGTTTCAGTCTGCCTATAACCAGCAACGTGATGCACTGAACGAAGCCAAACTGCAACAACAGCTGGCGGCCGAAGCACTGGATGTGACTCTGCCCGGTCGCGGCGAAAATATAGGTGGTTTACATCCCGTAACCTTAACCTTACAGCGGATTGTAGAACTGTTTCACAGCATGGGATTCACCGTAGCCGATGGGCCGGAAATCGAAGATGATTTTCATAATTTTCAGGCATTGAATATTCCACCAAACCATCCTGCTCGCGCCATGCAAGACACATTCTATGTCGAAAATGGCAACGTACTACGTACCCATACATCTCCTATTCAGATACGCTACATGCTGGACAAAAAAGAGCCGCCGATTCGCATTATTGCTCCAGGACGCGTATATCGGGTAGACTCAGATGCCACCCACTCACCAATGTTTCATCAGGCAGAAGGATTGTGGATTGAGGAAGGTGTGACCATGGCCGACCTTAAAGCGGTATTTACCGATTTTATCCGTCGCTTTTTTGAACGTGATGATTTACAGGTACGTTTCCGCCCTTCATTTTTCCCATTTACCGAACCATCAGCTGAAATTGATATCATGGGTGAGCGAGGTTGGCTCGAAGTCGGCGGATGCGGCATGGTGCATCCAAATGTATTAAAAAACGTCAATATAGATGCTGAAAAATATACAGGTTTTGCCTTTGGCATTGGTCTGGACAGATTTGCCATGCTGCGCTACGGAATTAATGATTTGCGCCTTTTTTTCGACAATGACCTGAATTTTCTGAAACAGTTTCAGGATTAA
- the pheT gene encoding phenylalanine--tRNA ligase subunit beta, which yields MQFSQQWLYSWVNPDLSADQLAHLLTMAGLEVEETRLAAPTFTGVVIAEVKSVIKHPDADRLNITQVDAGTGELIQIVCGAPNVQPGIKVPCALPGAILPGDFKIKPTKMRGQVSNGMLCSAKELGLPDEVNGLLILPADAPIGENIRNYLELDDHLLTLKITPNRADCLSIKGIAREVGALTQSKLHPIEIVPVQANIEASQPASIEAPQDCGRFLTRVIRGVNSQSATPAWLKQRLERSGLRSINALVDIGNYVMLELGQPMHMFDADKITGKLNIRRAHDGETITCLNDKTVTLCSNTLVVADEKQVLSIAGLMGGIESSVTNDTHNVVIESAWFTPDIIAGKARQYGFGSDSSFRFERGVDFNLQQQAIERATALIQEICGGDIGNITEATGNLPDTKKVRVRTNRVAKVLGVNISAENIGIILQHLGLNPQICEDGFTVTSPSFRFDIEIEADLIEEIGRVFGYDNIPDNHTNGKLNMVALPETQKPLFSVYHQLANNGYQEVVSYAFVEEAWEQDLAGNTNPIRLQNPIASQLSVMRSTLFGGLIEILHNNLNRKQNRVRLFEVARVFHKQNEAYVQTKKIAGLAYGSALPEQWAATTRNVDFYDVKNDIAGLISADTVEYRAAEHPALHPGRTAKIIIADKVVGVIGELHPRWTQKYDLPQSPILFELNLSAVLSQDRITYQPVSKFQPVRRDLAFILPEQITAEHLLNTLTSVKHSSIQEIAIFDVYRGKGVPENMKSLAVKIILQSPEQTLTDEEVDSVITKLIDTAGTIDAKLRV from the coding sequence ATGCAATTTTCTCAACAATGGTTATATTCATGGGTCAATCCAGACCTGTCAGCAGACCAGCTGGCACATTTACTCACCATGGCCGGACTTGAAGTAGAAGAAACCAGACTGGCTGCTCCCACCTTCACAGGTGTAGTAATTGCTGAAGTAAAATCAGTCATTAAACATCCTGATGCTGACCGGCTCAATATCACACAAGTAGATGCCGGCACAGGCGAACTGATACAAATTGTATGTGGTGCTCCCAATGTACAGCCAGGAATCAAAGTACCTTGCGCGTTACCAGGCGCCATTTTGCCAGGCGATTTTAAAATCAAACCCACCAAAATGCGCGGTCAAGTATCCAATGGAATGCTGTGCTCAGCAAAAGAATTAGGTCTGCCAGATGAAGTTAATGGTCTGCTGATTCTGCCTGCAGATGCACCTATCGGTGAAAACATCCGCAACTATCTGGAATTAGATGATCATCTGCTCACCCTCAAAATCACACCTAACCGTGCAGACTGCCTCAGTATAAAAGGAATAGCACGTGAAGTAGGTGCATTAACTCAGTCTAAGTTACATCCGATTGAAATTGTGCCTGTCCAAGCAAACATCGAAGCTAGCCAACCAGCCAGCATCGAAGCACCACAAGACTGTGGCCGCTTTCTTACCCGAGTTATCCGTGGCGTTAATTCACAATCAGCTACACCGGCATGGCTAAAACAACGACTGGAACGCAGTGGATTGCGGAGTATCAATGCTTTAGTTGATATCGGCAACTATGTCATGCTAGAGCTTGGGCAGCCAATGCACATGTTTGATGCTGATAAAATTACCGGTAAGCTGAATATTCGTCGTGCTCATGATGGTGAAACTATTACCTGTCTTAATGACAAAACTGTCACCCTCTGCAGCAATACACTTGTAGTAGCTGATGAAAAACAGGTATTGAGCATTGCTGGGCTGATGGGTGGTATAGAAAGCTCAGTTACTAACGATACCCATAATGTAGTCATCGAAAGTGCATGGTTTACTCCAGACATCATTGCCGGCAAAGCTCGACAGTATGGTTTTGGTTCAGACTCATCATTTCGTTTTGAGCGAGGTGTGGATTTCAATTTACAGCAACAAGCCATCGAACGTGCCACAGCCCTGATACAAGAAATCTGCGGAGGTGATATCGGTAATATCACTGAAGCAACAGGAAACCTGCCTGACACCAAAAAAGTCCGAGTACGCACCAACAGAGTAGCCAAAGTACTGGGAGTAAATATTTCTGCAGAGAATATAGGAATTATTCTGCAACATCTAGGCCTGAATCCACAAATATGCGAAGACGGTTTCACGGTTACATCACCCAGCTTTCGCTTTGATATTGAAATTGAAGCAGATCTTATTGAAGAAATCGGCCGCGTTTTCGGATATGACAATATTCCAGACAACCATACCAATGGCAAACTGAACATGGTAGCCCTGCCGGAAACACAGAAACCATTATTCAGTGTCTACCACCAGCTTGCCAATAACGGCTATCAGGAAGTTGTCAGCTACGCCTTTGTAGAAGAAGCATGGGAACAAGATTTAGCCGGCAATACTAATCCGATTCGCCTGCAAAACCCGATTGCCAGTCAGCTAAGTGTCATGCGCTCTACCTTGTTTGGTGGCTTGATAGAAATTCTGCACAATAATCTAAACCGTAAACAAAACCGGGTAAGATTATTCGAAGTGGCACGCGTGTTTCACAAACAGAATGAAGCATATGTCCAGACCAAAAAAATTGCTGGTCTTGCTTATGGTTCTGCCCTGCCAGAACAATGGGCCGCAACCACACGTAATGTGGATTTCTATGATGTCAAAAACGATATTGCCGGTTTAATCAGTGCTGATACTGTTGAATATCGCGCAGCAGAACATCCGGCACTGCATCCGGGCAGAACGGCAAAAATCATCATTGCTGATAAAGTAGTCGGTGTTATCGGAGAACTGCATCCACGCTGGACACAAAAATACGATTTACCTCAATCACCGATTCTATTTGAGCTAAATCTAAGTGCTGTATTATCGCAAGACAGAATTACTTACCAACCAGTATCCAAATTTCAGCCCGTACGACGTGATCTGGCTTTTATCCTCCCAGAGCAAATAACTGCTGAACACTTACTTAACACTCTGACCAGTGTTAAACATTCTTCCATACAGGAAATCGCTATTTTTGACGTTTATAGAGGTAAAGGTGTCCCTGAAAACATGAAAAGTCTGGCTGTAAAAATTATTCTGCAAAGCCCTGAGCAAACACTGACCGATGAAGAAGTAGACTCAGTAATAACAAAACTCATAGATACAGCAGGTACAATTGACGCAAAATTACGCGTTTAG
- a CDS encoding integration host factor subunit alpha — protein MTLTKAELADILVEKVAGMSKHDAKEIVELFFEEIRSTLEQGEQIKISGFGNFQLRDKPQRPGRNPKTGEEVPISARRVVTFHASQKLKGMVDHYNGKQA, from the coding sequence ATGACGCTGACAAAAGCTGAACTTGCAGATATTTTGGTAGAAAAAGTAGCCGGCATGAGCAAACACGATGCCAAAGAAATAGTAGAATTGTTTTTTGAAGAAATTCGCAGTACCCTAGAACAAGGAGAACAAATCAAAATCTCTGGTTTTGGTAACTTCCAGCTGCGCGATAAACCGCAGCGCCCTGGCCGTAATCCCAAAACCGGCGAAGAAGTCCCTATTTCTGCTAGACGCGTGGTAACATTCCATGCATCACAAAAATTGAAAGGCATGGTTGATCACTATAATGGAAAACAAGCCTAA
- the recO gene encoding DNA repair protein RecO, with amino-acid sequence MSDNRINHQPAFLLSSRPWSESSLQIEIFSRDYGRVVMLARSARRRQSELRGVLVPFVPLQISWYGNNELKTLHRAEWVGGWPQPQNQALFSAMYVNELVLKLTAREDSLPSIYHAMYAVLQSICGGEHLAALRYFEWSLLHTLGVAPDISQDNLEQAIVCHERYWLRAEHAPVLLMQAQQLSAQEKGIVVHGHTLNALTNQSLASQPEWHQEALRLTRMLLDFRLPDGILSRQILKQLQQLTG; translated from the coding sequence ATGTCTGATAATCGTATCAATCATCAACCAGCTTTTTTGCTTTCATCACGTCCGTGGAGTGAAAGCAGTCTTCAAATAGAAATATTTTCACGAGACTATGGCAGAGTGGTGATGTTGGCTCGCAGTGCACGACGGCGCCAAAGTGAACTGCGCGGCGTGTTGGTACCATTTGTACCTTTGCAGATTTCTTGGTATGGCAATAATGAACTGAAAACTCTTCATCGTGCAGAATGGGTAGGTGGGTGGCCTCAGCCACAAAATCAAGCTTTGTTCAGTGCAATGTATGTGAATGAGTTAGTTTTGAAACTTACAGCACGCGAGGATTCTTTACCATCTATCTATCATGCCATGTACGCCGTTTTGCAAAGTATCTGCGGTGGTGAGCATCTGGCAGCTTTACGTTATTTTGAGTGGAGCCTTCTGCATACTTTAGGTGTGGCTCCGGATATCTCGCAGGACAATCTAGAACAAGCAATTGTCTGTCATGAACGTTACTGGTTGCGTGCTGAGCACGCACCGGTATTATTGATGCAGGCACAGCAGCTATCTGCTCAAGAGAAAGGCATTGTGGTCCATGGACATACTCTTAATGCGCTAACCAACCAGTCTCTGGCATCACAACCTGAATGGCATCAGGAAGCTCTTCGGCTGACTCGCATGCTACTTGATTTCCGTCTACCAGACGGTATCCTCAGTAGACAGATATTGAAACAGCTGCAGCAATTAACAGGTTAA
- the yegQ gene encoding tRNA 5-hydroxyuridine modification protein YegQ, whose product MKAPELLLPAGGLERMRAAFDYGADAVYAGTPRYSLRARNNEFAHLPVLEQGISEAHARGKKFFLASNILPHNAKLKTYLADMEPIIAMQPDALIMADPGLIMKVREKWPEIPVHLSVQANTTNAWGVQFWQSIGIERIILSRELSINEIAEIRQQCPDIELEVFVHGALCIAYSGRCLLSGYFNHRDPNQGTCTNACRWDYKVHNTSDSDSGDAQLLRDFDFNQAQSLADESLLGPNEQQRHPLANKVYLIEEANRPGDMMPIMEDEHGTYIMNSKDLRAVEQVAKLAEIGVDSLKVEGRTKSVYYVARAAQVYRRAIDDAVAGKPFDYSLLAELEGLANRGYTTGFLERHQTQEYQNYLSGHSLSKQSQYVGKVTAIDADGWATIEVKNKFSVGDQLEIIHPSGNQIIRLEQMTRKGYPIEVAAGNGFEVKIPQMHGKDKALIARIMMQNEAV is encoded by the coding sequence ATGAAAGCACCGGAATTATTATTACCTGCTGGCGGTCTGGAACGGATGCGTGCTGCGTTTGATTACGGCGCAGATGCAGTCTATGCGGGTACGCCACGCTATTCTCTACGTGCACGCAATAATGAATTTGCCCATCTTCCAGTACTGGAGCAGGGAATTTCTGAAGCACACGCTCGTGGCAAGAAATTTTTTCTGGCCAGTAATATTCTGCCACACAATGCCAAACTGAAAACGTATCTGGCTGATATGGAACCAATTATTGCCATGCAGCCAGACGCACTGATTATGGCCGACCCTGGGCTGATTATGAAAGTGCGCGAAAAATGGCCGGAAATACCGGTGCATCTGTCCGTACAGGCCAATACGACTAATGCTTGGGGTGTACAGTTTTGGCAAAGCATCGGTATTGAACGTATTATTTTATCACGTGAGCTAAGTATCAATGAGATTGCTGAAATCCGGCAGCAATGTCCAGATATTGAGCTAGAAGTATTTGTGCACGGTGCTTTGTGCATCGCCTATTCCGGCCGCTGTCTGCTATCCGGATACTTTAACCATCGTGATCCCAATCAGGGTACCTGCACTAATGCCTGCCGCTGGGATTATAAAGTACATAATACGTCGGATAGTGACAGCGGTGACGCCCAGTTATTACGCGATTTTGATTTCAATCAAGCTCAATCTCTGGCAGATGAGAGCCTGTTGGGCCCGAATGAGCAGCAACGCCACCCCTTAGCTAATAAAGTATATTTAATCGAAGAGGCTAATCGACCCGGTGATATGATGCCGATTATGGAAGATGAGCACGGTACCTATATCATGAATTCCAAAGATTTACGCGCAGTGGAACAAGTTGCGAAACTAGCTGAGATCGGTGTAGATTCACTGAAAGTAGAAGGCCGCACCAAATCGGTTTATTATGTAGCCCGTGCTGCACAAGTATATCGGCGTGCCATTGATGATGCAGTTGCTGGAAAACCTTTTGATTACTCACTGCTGGCCGAACTTGAAGGGCTGGCAAATCGTGGTTATACCACTGGATTTTTGGAACGTCATCAGACTCAGGAATATCAGAATTATTTATCCGGCCACTCTTTATCCAAACAAAGCCAATATGTTGGCAAGGTAACGGCTATTGACGCTGATGGGTGGGCAACGATTGAGGTAAAAAATAAATTCAGTGTAGGTGATCAGTTGGAAATTATTCACCCCAGCGGTAATCAAATTATTCGGCTAGAACAAATGACACGTAAAGGGTATCCGATAGAAGTGGCTGCTGGAAATGGTTTCGAAGTGAAAATTCCACAAATGCATGGTAAAGACAAGGCTTTGATCGCACGAATTATGATGCAGAACGAAGCAGTTTAA